In Vigna unguiculata cultivar IT97K-499-35 chromosome 3, ASM411807v1, whole genome shotgun sequence, a single genomic region encodes these proteins:
- the LOC114177235 gene encoding protein PIN-LIKES 4-like isoform X2, with product MGFLQLLSVASFPVIKVLLVTAVGLFLALDDISILGEDTKKRVNQLVFYVFNPSLVATNLAKTITLKSVVQLWFMPFNVLITFILGSALGWILIKITRPPQHLEGLILGCCSAGNLGNLPIIIIPAMCRESGSPFGDSDVCYQYGMAYASLSMAVSISSKIKNCVGLISSNLNFKAVFAPSTTGAIIGFVIGIISPVRNLIIGSGAPLHVVEESTSMLGEAAIPILTLVMGANLLKGLKESSTPLWTLVGIVTVRYIFLPLLGVAAVKAAIHLSLVPSDPLYQFVLLLQHALPPAMNIGTMVELFGAGESECSVIMLWTYAFASIAVTLWSTFFMWLVS from the exons ATGGGGTTTCTTCAGCTACTTTCTGTAGCTTCTTTCCCGGTTATCAAAGTGTTACTGGTGACTGCAGTTGGCTTGTTTCTTGCACTGGATGATATATCGATATTGGGAGAAGATACAAAGAAGAGAGTGAATCAG CTTGTGTTTTATGTGTTTAATCCATCCCTGGTGGCTACCAATCTGGCTAAAACGATTACCTTGAAGAGTGTTGTTCAGTT GTGGTTCATGCCGTTCAATGTTCTTATCACATTCATATTAGGCTCGGCCTTAGGATGGATTTTGATTAAGATTACAAGGCCTCCCCAACACTTGGAAGGTCTAATCCTGGGTTGCTGTTCTGCTG GAAATTTGGGGAACTTGCCTATTATCATTATTCCTGCTATGTGTAGAGAGAGTGGTAGTCCTTTTGGAGACTCTGATGTTTGCTATCAGTATGGGATGGCTTATGCTTCACTTTCCATGGCG GTTTCAATCTCAAGTAAAATTAAGAACTGCGTTGGGTTGATTTCAAGCAACTTAAATTTCAAAGCTGTGTTTGCGCCGTCAACCACCGGAGCT aTTATTGGATTTGTGATTGGTATAATCTCCCCAGTACGTAATTTAATTATAGGTAGTGGTGCTCCGCTTCATGTGGTAGAAGAATCCACTTCCATGTTGGG TGAGGCAGCCATCCCTATTCTGACTCTTGTAATGGGGGCAAACCTACTTAAAG GTTTGAAAGAATCAAGCACTCCATTGTGGACCCTTGTGGGAATTGTAACAGTGAGATATATTTTCCTCCCACTTTTGGGTGTGGCAGCTGTGAAAGCAGCTATACATCTGAGTTTGGTGCCATCAGATCCTTTATATCAATTTGTGCTTCTGCTTCAACATGCACTTCCCCCAGCCATGAACATAG GGACAATGGTTGAGTTGTTTGGAGCTGGTGAAAGTGAGTGTTCAGTTATCATGCTATGGACATATGCTTTCGCGTCAATTGCTGTTACTCTTTGGTCAACTTTCTTCATGTGGCTAGTgtcttga
- the LOC114177235 gene encoding protein PIN-LIKES 3-like isoform X1 has product MGFLQLLSVASFPVIKVLLVTAVGLFLALDDISILGEDTKKRVNQLVFYVFNPSLVATNLAKTITLKSVVQLWFMPFNVLITFILGSALGWILIKITRPPQHLEGLILGCCSAGNLGNLPIIIIPAMCRESGSPFGDSDVCYQYGMAYASLSMAIGTVYMWSYVYNIIRISASRIQKEDASSNDIVILKASGEASESHPQHFFQTLNPTKDTMDDAYTLLLPEEESEEKVSISSKIKNCVGLISSNLNFKAVFAPSTTGAIIGFVIGIISPVRNLIIGSGAPLHVVEESTSMLGEAAIPILTLVMGANLLKGLKESSTPLWTLVGIVTVRYIFLPLLGVAAVKAAIHLSLVPSDPLYQFVLLLQHALPPAMNIGTMVELFGAGESECSVIMLWTYAFASIAVTLWSTFFMWLVS; this is encoded by the exons ATGGGGTTTCTTCAGCTACTTTCTGTAGCTTCTTTCCCGGTTATCAAAGTGTTACTGGTGACTGCAGTTGGCTTGTTTCTTGCACTGGATGATATATCGATATTGGGAGAAGATACAAAGAAGAGAGTGAATCAG CTTGTGTTTTATGTGTTTAATCCATCCCTGGTGGCTACCAATCTGGCTAAAACGATTACCTTGAAGAGTGTTGTTCAGTT GTGGTTCATGCCGTTCAATGTTCTTATCACATTCATATTAGGCTCGGCCTTAGGATGGATTTTGATTAAGATTACAAGGCCTCCCCAACACTTGGAAGGTCTAATCCTGGGTTGCTGTTCTGCTG GAAATTTGGGGAACTTGCCTATTATCATTATTCCTGCTATGTGTAGAGAGAGTGGTAGTCCTTTTGGAGACTCTGATGTTTGCTATCAGTATGGGATGGCTTATGCTTCACTTTCCATGGCG ATTGGAACAGTTTATATGTGGTCATATGTTTACAACATAATAAGGATTTCCGCAAGTAGAATCCAAAAAGAAGACGCTTCAAGTAATGACATCGTCATATTGAAGGCTTCAGGGGAAGCATCAGAGTCACATCCACAGCATTTTTTCCAAACACTTAATCCTACAAAAGATACTATGGATGATGCATATACCTTACTGCTTCCTGAAGAAGAATCAGAGGAGAAA GTTTCAATCTCAAGTAAAATTAAGAACTGCGTTGGGTTGATTTCAAGCAACTTAAATTTCAAAGCTGTGTTTGCGCCGTCAACCACCGGAGCT aTTATTGGATTTGTGATTGGTATAATCTCCCCAGTACGTAATTTAATTATAGGTAGTGGTGCTCCGCTTCATGTGGTAGAAGAATCCACTTCCATGTTGGG TGAGGCAGCCATCCCTATTCTGACTCTTGTAATGGGGGCAAACCTACTTAAAG GTTTGAAAGAATCAAGCACTCCATTGTGGACCCTTGTGGGAATTGTAACAGTGAGATATATTTTCCTCCCACTTTTGGGTGTGGCAGCTGTGAAAGCAGCTATACATCTGAGTTTGGTGCCATCAGATCCTTTATATCAATTTGTGCTTCTGCTTCAACATGCACTTCCCCCAGCCATGAACATAG GGACAATGGTTGAGTTGTTTGGAGCTGGTGAAAGTGAGTGTTCAGTTATCATGCTATGGACATATGCTTTCGCGTCAATTGCTGTTACTCTTTGGTCAACTTTCTTCATGTGGCTAGTgtcttga